The sequence GGACGTGGATAGGGGTTCGACCCGGTGGGTGCCGGGATTCGTTCCCGTGAATGTCTGCACCTCGACGGTGTGCGGGCTGGCCGCAGGGCTCGATCGATGGCGAACTCTGACGGATGGGTCGTGTCGCAAGCCATTGCGGCGACCCTTTGCCGGGTTCGGCATCTCGTGCTGCAAGCAATCATGCCAGAGGAGACGAACATGACTTCACAGTGGATCGACATTCCCGCGCAAGACGGCAAAACCTTCAAGGGCTACCTGGCGCTGCCGCCGGCCGGCCATGGCCCCGGTATCGTGCTGATCCAGGAAATCTTCGGAGTGAACGCGCACATCCAGTCGGTCGCCGATCAGTACGCGTCCGATGGCTACGTGGTACTGGCCCCGGACCTGTTCTGGCGCAGCGAGCCGGGCATCCAGCTCGGCTATGACGGTGACGACTGGGAGCGGGCGTTTGCCCTGATGAAGGCACTGGACTTCGACCTTGCCATTGACGACCTGCGCCGCAGCGCCGAGCTGCTACGTGAGCGGGACGACTGCAATGGACGCGTAGCCTCGGTGGGCTACTGCATGGGCGGCGTGCTGTCCTACCTGCTGGCAGCGAACTCAGGCGTCGACGCGGCGATATGTTACTACCCCGGCAGCATCGAGAAGCGCCTGGACCAGGCCGAGCGGATCACCTGCCCGACGCTGTTCCACTTCGCCGAGGAGGACGACCACATCGACAGCGACGCGGTCGCCGCCGTGCGGGAAAAAATGGCCCAGGTCGGCCAGGCGCAGATCGAGACCTACCCGGGCGTCGACCATGGCTTCAACTGCTGGGCACGGCCGGCCTACAACCAGAACGCCGCCGCGCTGGCACACGGGCGGAGCCTAGTGTTCCTGGCAGAGCATCTATAACCAACCCTGTAGGAGCCAGCTCTGCTTGCGACTCGCAGCCACGCCGGACCACAGCCATGCGCTGGCCCTCGGATCGCGACCAGAGGCCGCTCCTACAAAAGCGGCCGCTGAGCCAGCAGACACACCACGCACGCTTCATGTAGGAGCAAGCTCTGCTTGCGATCCGCAGCCACGCCGGACCACAGCCATGCGCTGGCCCTTGGATCGCGACCAGAGGCCGCTCTTACAAAAGCGGCCCCTGAGCCAACAGACACACCACGCGCTGCCTGTGTAGGAGCAAGCTCTGCTTGCGACCCAAAGCCATGCAGGACCACAGCCACGCAGGTGCCCTTGGGTCGCGACCAGAGGCCGCTCCTACAAAAAGCGGCACCTGAGCCAACAGACACGCCACGCCCGCTTCATGTAGGAGCAAGCTCTGCTTGCGATCCAAAGCCACGCCGGACCACAGCCATGCGCTCGCCCCTGGGTCGCGACCAGAGGCCGCTCCTACAAAAAGCGGCACCTGAGCCAACAGACACACCACGCACGCTTCATGTAGGAGCAAGCTCTGCTTGCGACCCAAAGCCATGCAGGACCACAGCCACGCAGGTGCCCTTGGGTCGCGACCAGAGGCCGCTCCTACAAAAAGCGGCACCTGAGCCAACAGACACACCACGCCCGCTTCATGTAGGAGCAAGCTCTGCTTGCGATCCAAAGCCACGCCGGACCACAGCCATGCAGGTGCCCTTGGATCGCGACCAGAGGCCGCTCTACATGAAGCCGAGCGGCGGAACGCGCAGCCCTCGTTCAATCGAGAGGCCCCGACTGATTAACCCAGCGTCCCGAGGATATTTACCCCGACGCGATCCGGAATTTCGTTCTGCGACAGCACGTGCAACCCCGGGCTGAACACCCGTGCGTAGCGCGACAGCAGCGGGCGCAGCTGTGGCATCACGGTGAGGATCGGCGGGTGGCCGTCCTTGCGCAGCTTTTCCTTTACCACCGGCATGCTGTTCTGCAGCTGGTTGAGCAGGCTCGGCTCCACCGGAATGTTGTCCAGGCTCACCTGACCAGCCTGCTGGGCGATCGCCAGGGCATTGAGCAGCGTGTTTTCCAGCGCATTTTCCAGCACGAACACCGCCAGTTCACGACGGTCTCCTGCAATCATCGAGACGATGCTGCGGCGCAGGGCATAGCGCACGTCGGCGGCCAGCAGCACCGGGTCCTTGGTGGTTTCGCTGCATTCGAGCAGGGTGCTGGCGATGGTTTCGATGTCGCGCAGCGGCACCTCTTCCAGCAACAGCTGCCGGTAGACGCGCATCTGCTGGGTGTAGGTCAGCGCGCCCTTGAGGCTTTCGGCGAGCCTCGGAGCCTGCAGCGTCAGGCGCTGCATCAGGTGCTCGACGTCGTCGTGCTTGAACAGGTCCGGCAAATGCTCGCGCACCACCTTGTTCAGGTGCGTGGCGACCACGCTGGCACAGTCGATGACCTGATAACCGAGGTTCAGCGCGCGGGATTTGTCCGACGGCTGAATCCAGACCACCTGCATGCGGTAGGCCGGATCGGTGCCGAGGATGCCGTCGATCTCGCCGTAGAGTTCCGGCGACGGAATGGCCATCAGGCGGTCGGCGTGCAGCTCGGCGCCGTCGATCTTCTCGCCATTGATGTAGATGTCGTATTGCGAAGCCTTGAGCCGCAAGCTGTCGCGAATCTGCACTTCCGGCAGCAGGAAGCCCAGGTGCTCGGACAGCGTCTGCCGCA comes from Stutzerimonas stutzeri and encodes:
- a CDS encoding dienelactone hydrolase family protein, which codes for MTSQWIDIPAQDGKTFKGYLALPPAGHGPGIVLIQEIFGVNAHIQSVADQYASDGYVVLAPDLFWRSEPGIQLGYDGDDWERAFALMKALDFDLAIDDLRRSAELLRERDDCNGRVASVGYCMGGVLSYLLAANSGVDAAICYYPGSIEKRLDQAERITCPTLFHFAEEDDHIDSDAVAAVREKMAQVGQAQIETYPGVDHGFNCWARPAYNQNAAALAHGRSLVFLAEHL